Proteins encoded together in one Psychrobacter sanguinis window:
- the ppc gene encoding phosphoenolpyruvate carboxylase, whose product MPSNNDVLRSRVRLLGSFLGEAIARQSGEDTVRTIEALRKGFIQERRAPNAQNKQQLIELIASLDNKTLQNVIRGFSIYFFLANLTEENFLREERRLLKEQSSQFWEGSFRHTLLGCKERHIEAEQIKELIDQLKFIPVFTAHPTEARRRTTMNILQTLYAHSTALNELPEGSMAYEEAKQKTAETIDLLWSSDEVRTRKPLVYDEINNGLHYFNASLFTAIPQVYRNIKNAIVDIYPELTDYALPAFLRFGSWIGGDRDGNPFVTHETTEMAVLMHANTVLRHYRVMLKKLRRELIHSDTIVTIAPEVYERIKSYSDLDQRVFLYNPEDYNHEPYRRLLSIILAKVTATNDYIQSQGNDSAAAKDAYLSPQQLIDDLRLIRESLRTHDQAHSQGQLLDIIRLVKTCGFHLASLDIRQDSAYHGEVIADIFDSASNLPDYRKLSEEERQQWLTRLLEKPGTPLIYTDNLKDQTREQLALMHSIAKLRKLVGENTFGSYIISMTNNASQLLEVLLLMRFAGLSGIDSEGHLFAALPVAPLFETIDDLKNIDKIMPTVLDNPLYRQLLQGSDNTQEIMLGYSDSSKDGGIITSAWQLYSAQQTITDIAQKYGIHTRLFHGRGGSVSRGGGSTHQAIAAQPVGTLNGQIKFTEQGEVLYAKYANPDTAVFELTMGITGALKASSSRFVEQPKQLASYESLFARLAEAGENQYRALTDNTEGFYKFYSQATPVQEISLLNIGSRPAHRKKGLPSKSTIRAIPWVFGWSLARFTLPAWYGVGSALDSVKQDEALMREMNDNWPFFKAFISNIEMAFTKSEMSIARAYSQLCEDETLRETVMQAVIKEHELTESGLNSLLQQQSLLSGQQELASSLEWRNAYLDPMNYIQIELLKRLRLQNSDSTDNTDIEVKDGLAVEDPLIRSINALAAGLRNTG is encoded by the coding sequence ATGCCATCGAATAACGACGTATTACGCTCGCGCGTTAGACTTTTAGGGTCATTTTTAGGCGAAGCAATCGCTCGTCAGTCAGGGGAAGACACCGTCCGTACTATTGAAGCCTTACGCAAAGGATTTATTCAAGAGCGCCGTGCCCCCAATGCCCAAAATAAGCAACAGCTGATAGAGCTGATTGCCTCTTTAGACAATAAGACTCTACAAAACGTTATTCGTGGCTTTTCAATTTACTTTTTTTTGGCCAACCTTACTGAAGAAAACTTTTTGCGAGAAGAGCGTCGTCTCCTAAAAGAACAATCTTCACAATTTTGGGAAGGTTCGTTCCGACATACCTTGTTAGGGTGTAAAGAGCGTCACATTGAAGCAGAACAAATCAAAGAGCTTATTGACCAATTAAAATTTATACCAGTATTTACCGCGCACCCTACAGAAGCGCGTCGCCGAACTACCATGAACATCCTGCAGACTTTATATGCGCACAGTACGGCATTAAATGAGTTACCTGAAGGCAGTATGGCCTATGAAGAGGCCAAACAAAAAACGGCTGAGACTATTGATTTGTTATGGTCCTCAGATGAAGTTCGGACACGCAAGCCTTTGGTTTATGATGAAATTAATAATGGTTTGCACTATTTCAACGCCAGTTTGTTTACCGCCATCCCTCAGGTTTATCGCAATATAAAAAATGCCATTGTTGATATCTATCCAGAATTAACAGATTATGCCCTACCCGCTTTCTTGCGCTTTGGTTCGTGGATTGGCGGCGATAGAGATGGCAACCCATTTGTCACCCATGAAACCACGGAAATGGCAGTACTGATGCATGCCAATACCGTACTGCGTCATTACCGCGTTATGCTCAAAAAACTACGCCGTGAGCTGATTCATAGTGATACCATTGTCACCATCGCTCCTGAAGTATATGAGCGTATTAAGTCATATAGTGACCTGGATCAGAGGGTGTTTTTATACAACCCGGAAGACTACAATCACGAGCCTTATCGTAGACTATTGTCTATTATCTTAGCGAAAGTCACCGCCACCAATGACTACATTCAAAGCCAAGGTAATGACTCAGCAGCAGCTAAAGATGCGTACCTAAGCCCTCAACAGCTAATCGATGATCTACGTCTTATCCGTGAAAGTCTGCGCACTCATGATCAGGCCCATTCACAAGGTCAGCTGCTAGATATAATCCGCTTGGTTAAGACTTGCGGCTTCCACTTGGCTTCTTTAGATATTCGTCAAGATTCAGCTTATCATGGTGAGGTCATCGCTGATATTTTTGACAGCGCCTCCAACCTACCCGATTATCGCAAACTTAGTGAAGAAGAGCGTCAACAATGGTTGACTCGTTTGCTTGAAAAACCAGGCACGCCACTTATTTATACCGATAATTTAAAAGACCAGACCCGAGAACAATTGGCGCTAATGCACTCTATCGCTAAATTAAGAAAGCTAGTGGGTGAGAATACGTTTGGTAGCTATATTATTTCGATGACCAACAATGCCAGTCAACTGTTAGAGGTCTTGTTATTAATGCGTTTTGCGGGGCTGTCTGGTATCGATAGCGAAGGTCATTTATTTGCTGCATTGCCAGTGGCTCCCTTATTTGAAACCATCGATGACCTAAAAAATATCGATAAAATTATGCCTACTGTCTTGGATAACCCTCTTTATCGTCAGCTACTACAAGGGTCTGATAATACCCAAGAGATTATGTTGGGATATTCTGATTCTTCTAAAGATGGCGGTATTATTACTTCCGCTTGGCAGCTTTATAGTGCGCAGCAAACCATTACTGATATCGCTCAAAAGTACGGCATTCATACCCGTCTTTTCCATGGCCGTGGGGGTTCTGTTAGCCGCGGTGGTGGCTCAACCCACCAAGCAATCGCCGCTCAGCCAGTGGGTACCTTAAATGGCCAAATCAAATTTACTGAGCAAGGCGAAGTGCTTTATGCAAAATACGCCAATCCAGATACTGCCGTATTTGAACTAACCATGGGAATTACGGGTGCTTTAAAGGCCAGCTCTTCAAGATTTGTGGAACAGCCCAAACAACTGGCCAGTTATGAGTCGTTGTTTGCCCGCTTAGCTGAAGCAGGTGAAAATCAATACCGTGCCTTAACTGATAATACTGAAGGCTTCTACAAATTTTATTCTCAGGCAACTCCTGTACAGGAAATTTCTTTGCTCAATATCGGCTCACGTCCTGCCCACCGTAAAAAAGGACTGCCTAGCAAATCAACTATCCGTGCCATTCCTTGGGTATTTGGTTGGTCGTTGGCCCGTTTTACACTGCCCGCTTGGTATGGTGTCGGTAGTGCGCTAGACAGTGTTAAGCAAGATGAAGCATTGATGCGAGAAATGAATGACAACTGGCCATTCTTTAAAGCCTTTATCAGCAATATTGAAATGGCTTTTACCAAGTCAGAAATGAGTATTGCCCGTGCTTACAGTCAGCTCTGTGAAGATGAGACGCTACGTGAAACGGTCATGCAAGCAGTGATTAAGGAGCATGAACTTACTGAGTCAGGACTAAATTCTCTATTACAGCAGCAGTCTTTGTTGTCAGGTCAACAAGAGTTGGCAAGCTCTCTTGAATGGCGTAATGCTTATCTTGACCCAATGAATTATATCCAAATTGAGCTATTAAAACGGTTACGCCTTCAAAATAGTGATTCTACCGATAATACTGACATCGAGGTAAAAGACGGCCTAGCAGTAGAAGACCCCTTAATCCGCAGTATCAATGCCTTGGCCGCTGGCTTACGTAATACGGGCTAA
- the tsf gene encoding translation elongation factor Ts — MSNISAKLVKELRDRTGLGMMECKKALEETGGDVEQAIDNLRKSGQAKAAKKAGNIAADGAIVIAQEGNKAILVEVNCQTDFVAKDDNFTEFANKVAELALANNTTDVATISELDYGNGQTVEEARVSLVQKIGENIQVRRAQIVEGDNLASYRHGLRIGVVVSTEGGSEETGKSLAMHIAAFNPVAANDTDVPAEVLAREKDIAEAKARESGKPDNIVEKMIEGSLRKYLDEVVLVRQAYVMDNDKKVGDVLKSEGVTVKNFVRFEVGEGIEKKQEDFAAEVAAAQAAAAQ, encoded by the coding sequence ATGTCTAATATTTCTGCTAAATTAGTAAAAGAGCTTCGTGACCGTACTGGTCTTGGCATGATGGAATGTAAAAAAGCCCTTGAAGAAACTGGTGGTGATGTTGAGCAAGCGATCGACAACCTACGTAAATCAGGTCAAGCTAAAGCCGCTAAAAAAGCAGGTAATATTGCAGCTGATGGCGCAATCGTTATCGCTCAAGAAGGCAATAAAGCAATCCTAGTAGAAGTAAACTGCCAAACTGACTTCGTTGCTAAAGATGATAACTTCACTGAATTTGCTAACAAAGTAGCTGAATTAGCACTAGCTAACAACACTACTGACGTAGCGACTATCTCTGAGCTTGACTATGGTAATGGTCAAACTGTTGAAGAAGCACGTGTTTCTCTAGTTCAAAAAATCGGTGAAAACATCCAAGTACGTCGTGCACAAATCGTTGAAGGTGATAACCTAGCTTCTTACCGTCATGGTCTACGTATCGGTGTTGTGGTATCAACTGAAGGCGGTAGCGAAGAAACTGGTAAGAGCTTAGCGATGCACATCGCTGCATTCAACCCAGTTGCTGCTAACGATACTGACGTACCTGCTGAAGTATTGGCACGTGAAAAAGACATCGCTGAAGCCAAAGCACGTGAATCAGGCAAGCCTGACAACATCGTTGAAAAAATGATTGAAGGTAGCCTACGTAAGTACCTAGACGAAGTAGTATTGGTTCGTCAGGCCTATGTAATGGACAACGACAAGAAAGTTGGTGATGTTCTTAAATCTGAAGGCGTAACGGTTAAAAACTTCGTACGCTTTGAAGTTGGCGAAGGTATTGAGAAAAAACAAGAAGACTTCGCTGCTGAAGTTGCTGCTGCTCAAGCCGCTGCTGCACAGTAA
- the rpsB gene encoding 30S ribosomal protein S2: MSNSPTNMPMRDLLQAGAHFGHQTRFWNPKMNQYIFGARNKIHIINLEHTVKAFNEALTYVNGLAAKNNKVLFVGTKRAASGVIREQALRAGMPYVDHRWLGGMLTNWKTLRQSINRLKELEKQAEDGTFAKLTKREALERTRAMEKLERSLGGIKNMGGLPDAIFVVDVDHEAIAIKEAKNLGIPVIGIVDTNSNPDNVDYIIPANDDAIRAVTLYVTRMADAIIAGKEYAKTQAGGAAATEAPAEEVQTEEAAAPEADSAE, from the coding sequence ATGTCAAATAGTCCAACTAATATGCCAATGCGCGACCTTCTACAAGCGGGCGCTCACTTCGGTCACCAAACTCGTTTTTGGAACCCAAAAATGAACCAATATATCTTTGGTGCCCGTAACAAAATTCATATCATCAACCTTGAGCACACTGTTAAAGCGTTCAACGAAGCATTAACTTACGTTAACGGTCTAGCGGCTAAAAACAACAAAGTATTATTTGTTGGTACTAAACGTGCAGCAAGTGGTGTGATCCGTGAGCAAGCTTTACGTGCTGGCATGCCATACGTTGATCATCGCTGGTTAGGCGGTATGTTGACTAACTGGAAAACTTTACGTCAGTCAATCAACCGTTTAAAAGAGCTAGAAAAACAAGCTGAAGACGGTACTTTCGCTAAGCTAACTAAGCGTGAAGCGTTAGAGCGTACTCGTGCAATGGAAAAATTAGAGCGCTCTTTAGGTGGTATCAAAAACATGGGCGGTCTACCTGACGCTATCTTCGTTGTGGACGTTGACCACGAAGCTATCGCCATTAAAGAAGCTAAAAACTTAGGTATTCCAGTAATCGGTATCGTTGATACTAACTCAAACCCAGACAACGTTGATTACATTATCCCAGCTAACGACGATGCTATCCGTGCTGTAACTTTATATGTTACTCGTATGGCTGATGCAATCATCGCTGGTAAAGAATACGCTAAAACACAAGCCGGTGGCGCTGCTGCTACTGAAGCTCCTGCTGAAGAAGTTCAAACTGAAGAAGCTGCTGCACCTGAAGCTGACTCAGCTGAATAA
- the map gene encoding type I methionyl aminopeptidase, with amino-acid sequence MNKPDDLILGPEAIEKMRVAGKLASDLLVLLDEHVKEGVSTEALNQIAHEFTLQNGAIPAPLNYGQPPFPKSICTSVNHVVCHGIPSETKILKDGDIINIDVTVIKDGYYGDTSKMWIIGEGSIMAQRICDVAQKALYAGMSVVKNGAHLGDIGAAIQEVVEPERFSIVREFCGHGISNTFHHEPQVLHYGRKGTGMELKTGMTFTIEPMINQGTWKTKVLPDQWTAITKDRKLSAQWEHTLMVTDNGCEVFTTRPEEDLSFLTA; translated from the coding sequence ATGAATAAACCAGACGATTTAATACTTGGCCCTGAAGCCATTGAAAAAATGCGAGTTGCCGGTAAACTGGCCAGTGATTTGCTAGTACTCCTTGATGAGCATGTTAAAGAAGGCGTGAGTACAGAGGCGCTAAACCAGATTGCTCATGAATTCACCCTACAAAACGGGGCAATTCCTGCGCCATTAAACTATGGACAACCGCCTTTCCCTAAATCAATTTGTACCTCAGTAAACCATGTGGTTTGTCACGGTATCCCCTCAGAAACTAAAATCTTAAAAGACGGCGACATTATTAATATTGATGTTACTGTTATTAAAGATGGTTATTATGGTGATACGTCAAAAATGTGGATTATTGGCGAAGGGTCAATTATGGCCCAACGTATCTGTGATGTGGCTCAAAAAGCCTTATACGCTGGTATGAGTGTGGTGAAAAATGGCGCTCATTTAGGCGATATTGGTGCTGCTATTCAAGAAGTGGTTGAACCTGAACGTTTTAGTATTGTTCGTGAGTTTTGTGGTCATGGTATTAGTAATACCTTTCATCATGAGCCTCAAGTGTTGCATTACGGACGTAAAGGCACTGGTATGGAATTAAAAACAGGTATGACCTTCACCATTGAGCCTATGATTAACCAAGGCACATGGAAGACTAAAGTCTTACCAGATCAGTGGACCGCAATTACCAAAGACCGTAAGTTATCAGCACAGTGGGAACATACCTTAATGGTAACCGATAATGGCTGTGAAGTATTTACCACACGACCTGAAGAAGACTTAAGCTTTTTAACTGCTTAA
- the glnD gene encoding [protein-PII] uridylyltransferase, which yields MFIADSTDTLITELPDLSNVSSNQSRNLGIPDWLKQIEDDISVALAKGVDIRSLVEARAEAIDSLLIELFKLHDLQQTELALFAVGGYGRGELSPYSDVDILLLSPDDLDKNTSQKVDAFVARLWDIGIEPGLAVRSIKDCFQVATDITVATNLLEGRLLAGNETLRNVPNEIVQQLWSQKDFYEAKMAEARARHLRHNDTEYNLEPDIKKSPGGLRDIHTIGWITKRYFRIGKLYDLVPQEFLTEREFDELMFAEGFLWRIRHHLHRLTGRNENKLLFDYQREIAERMGYHAEPDDEPNAAVEAFMRDYYRCAMQISTLSEMLTAHYYETLIEARLPESERPKRSVLNARFNQVGDHIAMAHHHVFAQHPEAILEMFLLMGQHGIKYIRTRTLRALKIAARGIDQNYRENERHKQLFLDNLKEQNYLYQRLRIMKRYGVLANYLPQFANLVGLMQYDLFHRYTVDAHILLLVRMLHRFTDPKYKDDFALVSSIYKRIERKEIIVLAAIFHDIAKGRGGDHSELGEIDAIEFCLSHGMSEADAKLIGWLTRYHLLMSMTAQKQDISDPEVVTRFANLVGNVTHLNHLYVLTVADMNATNPQLWNSWRASLMKQLYIQTRRILRADLDAPTNRQEMIATTRQQALAMLDKVDNQHMNRDEVLALWDELGDEYFLREIPEAIMWHTEAILNHPPIGKASDASSEPLIVLREHRELALDAVQIFIYTQNQANLFAVTMAVFDQMNLDVLDARIITATRDFALDSYVLLDRHGTLLTDPESREELSRRLIEAFKNPESPKLVQKRLPRRLKNFQVPTTIDFNYNEASHQHVMSLTTLDQPGLLARIGQVFLNEGIEVHAARITTLGERAEDMFYISDIGDAMLSDTKLERLKNTLIEVLTPNN from the coding sequence ATGTTTATTGCCGACTCAACCGACACTTTAATTACTGAGTTACCCGACCTATCAAATGTCTCCTCAAACCAGTCCAGAAACTTGGGTATCCCTGACTGGCTAAAGCAGATCGAAGACGATATTTCGGTCGCCTTGGCGAAAGGAGTAGACATCAGAAGCTTGGTTGAAGCACGGGCTGAAGCCATTGACAGTCTATTGATTGAACTATTTAAACTACACGACCTACAACAAACTGAGTTGGCTTTGTTTGCCGTAGGTGGCTATGGACGTGGTGAGCTGTCTCCTTACTCTGATGTGGATATTCTATTACTGTCTCCTGATGATTTAGATAAAAACACCAGTCAAAAAGTAGACGCCTTCGTGGCCCGGCTTTGGGACATAGGGATTGAACCAGGTCTGGCAGTACGCAGTATAAAAGACTGCTTTCAAGTGGCGACAGACATAACTGTGGCAACCAACCTTCTTGAAGGGCGTCTGTTGGCAGGTAACGAGACACTTCGCAACGTACCTAATGAAATTGTGCAGCAGCTTTGGTCTCAGAAAGACTTTTATGAAGCTAAAATGGCAGAAGCCCGTGCCCGTCATTTGCGTCATAACGACACCGAATATAACCTTGAGCCGGACATTAAAAAGTCGCCGGGTGGTCTACGTGATATCCACACAATTGGCTGGATAACCAAGCGTTACTTTAGAATTGGTAAGCTCTACGACTTGGTTCCTCAAGAGTTTCTGACCGAAAGAGAATTTGACGAGCTGATGTTTGCAGAGGGCTTTTTATGGCGGATTCGTCATCATTTGCATCGCTTAACGGGCCGTAACGAAAACAAATTACTTTTTGATTATCAAAGAGAAATTGCCGAACGTATGGGCTATCATGCAGAGCCAGACGATGAGCCAAACGCAGCAGTCGAAGCTTTCATGCGTGACTACTACCGCTGCGCCATGCAAATATCAACGCTTTCTGAGATGTTAACTGCCCATTATTATGAGACTTTAATTGAGGCACGACTGCCTGAATCAGAGCGTCCCAAAAGATCGGTACTCAATGCCCGATTCAATCAAGTTGGCGATCATATCGCTATGGCCCACCATCATGTCTTTGCTCAGCATCCTGAAGCAATTTTAGAGATGTTCTTATTAATGGGTCAGCATGGTATTAAGTATATTCGCACTCGTACTCTGCGTGCATTGAAGATTGCTGCTAGAGGTATTGACCAGAACTACCGCGAAAATGAACGCCATAAACAGTTGTTTTTGGACAACCTAAAAGAGCAGAACTACTTATATCAGCGCCTGCGTATTATGAAGCGCTATGGGGTATTGGCTAATTATTTACCTCAATTTGCCAATCTAGTAGGCTTGATGCAATACGATTTATTCCATCGCTATACCGTCGATGCCCATATCTTATTATTGGTGCGTATGTTGCATCGCTTCACTGACCCTAAATACAAAGATGATTTTGCGTTGGTCAGTTCTATTTATAAACGTATTGAACGTAAGGAAATCATCGTATTAGCGGCCATCTTCCATGATATCGCCAAAGGGCGTGGCGGTGATCACAGTGAGCTCGGAGAAATTGATGCCATAGAGTTTTGCTTAAGTCACGGCATGAGTGAAGCCGATGCCAAACTAATCGGTTGGTTAACCCGCTACCACCTATTAATGTCAATGACGGCGCAAAAACAAGATATCTCCGATCCTGAAGTGGTGACTCGATTTGCCAATCTTGTCGGCAACGTCACCCATCTAAACCATTTATATGTGTTAACGGTCGCTGATATGAACGCGACCAACCCTCAACTCTGGAACAGTTGGCGTGCTAGCTTGATGAAGCAGCTTTACATCCAAACACGTCGCATTTTACGTGCAGATTTAGATGCACCAACCAACCGTCAAGAAATGATTGCCACTACCCGTCAACAAGCATTGGCCATGCTCGACAAGGTAGACAATCAGCATATGAACCGTGATGAAGTGTTGGCGCTATGGGATGAGTTAGGCGATGAGTATTTCTTACGAGAAATCCCTGAAGCCATCATGTGGCATACCGAAGCCATATTGAATCACCCGCCCATTGGTAAGGCATCAGACGCCAGTAGCGAGCCATTGATTGTATTGCGTGAGCACAGAGAGTTAGCCCTTGATGCGGTACAGATATTTATTTACACCCAAAATCAAGCCAATCTCTTTGCGGTCACAATGGCCGTATTTGATCAAATGAATTTGGACGTTCTTGATGCCCGAATTATTACGGCCACCCGTGATTTCGCTTTGGACTCTTACGTGCTATTGGACCGACACGGTACTTTGCTAACCGATCCTGAGTCTCGAGAAGAATTAAGTCGCCGCTTGATTGAAGCATTTAAGAACCCTGAAAGTCCAAAGCTGGTACAAAAACGTCTACCCCGTCGACTAAAGAACTTTCAAGTACCAACCACTATTGATTTTAACTATAATGAAGCGAGTCATCAGCATGTTATGAGTCTAACCACATTAGACCAACCTGGCTTATTGGCACGTATTGGACAAGTGTTTTTGAATGAAGGTATCGAGGTACATGCGGCCCGTATTACCACTTTAGGA